In the Uranotaenia lowii strain MFRU-FL chromosome 1, ASM2978415v1, whole genome shotgun sequence genome, ACCCGACAGGATTCAACAAAACACTAATCTTATATGTATCTTAACCACGCTTAGTTTTCAAGTAGGAAAAGGGATAGGAAGTACATACACACTTTTCTAATTCaagaaaagttatatttttgacGGTGTTAAAACATAATACATAATCTAGTTCTTTGCTCTTATTCACAAAGAATGATCTACATTACAAATTTTGGTCTACAACTACAGAAACTTATTTAGCTGTTTAAAAACCATGATCGGAAACATATTTGATTTGCTGAACAATTCATTAAGACTACCtgtaacaaaaataacattaagctgaagaaaaaccattttatttgttttataaaatcacaAGATACACCAATTATAAATATTCGATCCGATCTCAAAAAACCTTTCTGTTGGCTTACTTCTTTTGTTCTCGTTGTCTTGGAAACTGCTGTGTCATTAACTTTGAACTGACAATGGTAGACAAAAAACTGAGACCAACAGAGTTACTTATCGCCAATAAATGCTACCATGTATTTTGTAGGCAGTACAGAACGGTAGAATGTTTTTGTTCTTAAGCAAGTACCAATGGCGTGGTATGGTAAGAAACATATTTCATGTGTAATATGTAATTAAGTCAGGCAAATAAAGCTATAAATTAAAAACtgccgagtttttttttaatgaaaaatagagAAGAGAAAGCAATAGCATTTTTTTGCAATGCACTGAACaattaaacattcaaataagtacataacaaatttttatttcaaacaaacaattcaCTATCTTACATCTAGAAACAATCTACAATAACAAGTGATATAATATTAAAAAGTATCAAAATCtctaacaaaaaaatgacataattttttttactcagatcattgtattcaaatttgacaaagttcatcataattttttatatgaacCGATTCCATTAGCTGACTGAATTTAGTAAGCGAGCACGGATCGCCGCAGTTCGGAATATCCATTTCTTTCGGATACTTGTCCTCACTGTTAAAGTAATACACTAATTTCACTTCGAAATCATCATCAAACGTTATGCTGTGATGCAGTTCAACCACAAGAGTGGCCGAAAAGTCCGGTTTTCCAGTAGCCTGGTCAATGACTCCTAATGCTCGCATCAAATTCACCAAAGTAATGTCATGGCCAGAGTATATGAAGATTGATCTCTCAGGTATAAGTATTCCCGACTTTTTACGGATCATGTTGTCAAGTAATTCGGTGACGATGGCACCGCCTTTGATTTTCTTCATTAGGGGTGTTTCAGTAAAAAAGGCTAAGCTGCGTTCAGCCAAAGGTAACATCTTTTCTGGAAAAATGTTCTCCGTCCAATCTGGCAGCTCTAACCCAGCGTTCTTCTCGATTTCCAAAGTATTGTAGAGTAGTTCCACATCCAGTATGGTGCTGATATTCTACGAAAAGTTGATGCCGTTTAGTGACAGAGTTAAGAGGTTTATCAAGTGCTCTTTTGTATTAAATTTCGAAAAGCTGATCTTAACACACCTGTCCGGTTGATATAGATAAGGTCTTGTAAAGAACAGAATTTTTCTCGTTCAAATCTCGAATTTCCTTAGGAGGATAGCCCATCAAACGCTGTAACGACTGTTCATACCGTGGGCACGGTTTCTTCTGTGCAAGAATCTGaaggtatttttgaatttataattagGGAACAAATATCTATTAAtcctttaaaaatatatttactgTGTCACGATCTCTTGGTAGCGTATTAACTGGAACCGGTTGCCAAGGAATAGGCAATGGATTGGTGTTCTCCAAAGGCGGTAAAAATCCTGCCAAGAAACTCTGCGCACTCATAATACAGCGTTCAGCGTAACTACTGACGACATACATCTGGTCTTTCGAATAAAGGCCGTTCGGGGGCAATAATCGATAATAGCGAGGTCTAAGATTACGGCCTAAATTGTACATCTGAAGTGATCCTCTctgtaaaaaaagatttcaagctCAGATTATTCAGTTTTCAACTCATAACATTTCGAATAAAACCTCTGAAAGCGCACCCAAGCCACCAGTCCATGGGTAATTACGATGAGGATCGTTGGGGTAGAAATCCGTCGGTGATCGATCTCCATGGCGAAAGATTATACCAATCATTCGGAGCGTACGTAGGCCTTCATTATCTGTACTGTCGCCGAACACAAGATAGGCAAGCATTACAGAAAGGCAGATGCTACCAAGGAAAAATACCGAAACGGTCATTCCTCGTTTGCCTTTTTGCCAACAGTCCCACGTCATATTGAAGGCAGGCTTAAGTTTTTTCACAACGAATAACAACTTTCTTCCACGTGAGGATTAATGCATTGAGCTCACTTATCCTGATGTGTATCATACGCAAATTGGCTATTACCTAATTTAGCAGAAACTAGCTAAacgaacatttttttcttccttaGAGAAATTCTATTGTCCTTAGAAACAAATCTATGGTTATCAAAAGTAAGGATTTTGGTAatatgtagaatttttttttgaaatcccgGAAAACCATAGACACTGCAACAAGTTAAAATATCAATCACCATGGGTAAAACAATTTAAGTATCGAGTGTTTGTATAAAGCGATAAGGATGAAAAGTTGAGAACATGATGACTGTAGTAAGGTGGTCTCAGATTGGCAAAGGGGACGAGGGTTCACGCTcgtttttttcactatttatggttcaaaaataaccattaatggttttttttcagaactgcCAACATGGTTATTTCTGATCAATTTATCATAGTAGAGTTTCAACCATTAAATCTTCTTCGCCATTTCATCAGTCTTGtgccacattttttttcttatacgtTGAATTTCTTCATCAAATCGTGAGATCAACAAGCCATTAGGGGAATTAGTAATCGTGAAGTAAATTACACTCAGAGAAAACTTGGCATttgaaccaaaaccaaaattgattttgattcaagaaatatttcactgaaaaaaatcttttttatttgaaacaatgtataaagaaaattttttgaaacaaaggatttattctttgaactaaaaaaatactttgattcaaagaatttgttttaatttcaaaggTGAAATATTCTTTTAAGCAAAGTAAAACAGATTAGAAACAAAGGAGTTTTTATTTGTCCCAGAATCAaagtaatttttctttgtttggaaacaaaggaaaatttctttttcctaaaaaactttttcgctgcgtgtagattgaaaaacataaaacgcAAACGGTAATTGTTTgtattattaataataattacTTAACTACCTtcgatttaaaaacaattttttttcaggatcCGCCAAAACTAAAATCTTTCGTACCGTTACCTGATCATCGTCAGCGAACCGCGAAGTAAtaccactgatgaactgatgtacaagctaagccttgaaaagtgtgtaaagtcccgacgaccgttttgaatcaattttatgttttttggatgagccaccagatgtctccaaggacaccagagagaactgtcaagaagaaaatgaaatgtaaacaaaacaaaacaacaaacttttagtcaattatgaaaaggtcgtatctatttgacgagtttcgatcaaattgatgttgaagattcgttacacatttctgatttgcattatcaaaattttacgcttaacgctgtttttcgaattgcttcaaactagcatgaagcactTAATATAAACAGATATGATGCGTGAAAATGCCCTCTCAGAGAAGTCAGttggattgttaattttaagctcaactggataaaataactggttcgtctggcttgttcaaagttgttagtTAGCCTCCTTAGTAAAAAGAATCGAGGTAAAATGAACCAGATGAATTTACCTTGCtgtgaatatattgaagccgtccatttttctacgatgttagtttattaatttttaagatcaTATACAATTGCGCTCTTCCAAGAATCAGgtacttcaaaagttgattcggcttgtttgaatgatagcatttgaaattatgaatacgtttctggaattttataattcaagctTGTATATGTGTCATTTCGCCAGTCTCTCTAGTGACAATATTATAATGATGCTATTTTTTCAGCTGAAATTTATTCTTAGTTCATCTAATTATATACATAGAGCAATTCAtctaattgtatttaaatttatttattaatgagttCAAACACCATTTCGCCCTCTCGAAAAATTCTTATTTgcaaaagagctatctagaaacagtgccatctgttgcgccgttcaaaagttacaagtcaagcaatagatggcactgtttttcgtcactttttaacggcttctttaaaagagagcactggaaattttacacaagtttttgaagattttttgttcgagcttgtacatcagttcatcagtggtaatacttttttttttttttgtaaattctttatttgaaacggctcatacctttaggctttaaggagccaaactcgttttgtttgataacaattgtgtgcttatatctagatcacttttaaagaaaaaagaagatagatagggaaatatgaaaataagaagaaattatagacgaagatcaatagcttttaggaaaagatatatttcgaacatgtagtccaagtctctcacacccagcacatctctcactggaacatagggtggttttcctcgggcccgaagggagtctatcaaattcgttctagcgacaagatggacctcgcacgaccaaacaatatgctcgatgtcatggtaaccttggccgcaactacacaaattgctgctagcaatattcaaacgatagagtaccgcgtctaaggaataatgattggacatgagacgggaaaatatacgaataaaatctcgactcaggtccaatctattaaaccagggtttgaggcttacctttgggataatcgagtggagccatcgacccaactcatcctcgtcccatttgcgctgccagttgacaagagagttccttCGAACtatgaagtaaaattcgttgaagacgatttcacggtgatatgtgtcgccttccatcgcccccacctttgccagagagtccgccctctcattacccaatatcgagcaatgtgaggggacccaaacgaaggtgatggcaaagcaacgtcttgataaagcactcagagtttcccgtatcttcccgaggaaatacggtgagtgctttcctggtcttattgaacggattgcttcaacagaactgAGGCTGTccgttataatatagtagtgtcctACTGGCCTTGAAACGACGCTGTCCAACGCCCAGTAAATGGCTCCTAATTCTGCGATGTATACCGAGCATGGTGGATGGAGGTTATATGAGGCAGTAGCTATTTCgttaaaaactccaaatcccgttgattcctctataagcgACCCAtctgtaaagtacattttgtcagcatcgacgtgtctatatttagcatcgaaaattcttggaatcagaagtgggcgATGTGAAtcagggattccacgaatttcttgctgcatagacaaatcaaactggacagaagagttgtcgtagtctgggatgtaaacacgagttggagaatatgaagaaggattaacctgcatggacatgaagacatggtatatagacataaatctggtttgaagattttgctcaagaagcctttcaaaatttgcggtcaccaatgggttcatgacctcacacctgatgaggaaccggagtgataacaaattgaatcgatcttttagtgggagtatgcctgccaaaacttcaagactcatattatgcgtagaaggcatacagcccaaagcgatgcggagacaacgatattggatacgctcgagtttgatgagatgagttttagcagctgactggaaacagaagctaccatattccataactgaGAGAATTGTTgtttgatacaattttaaaagatcttctgggtgAGCTCCCCACCaagtgccagtgattgatcggagaaaattgattctttgttggcattttcctttcagatactcaatgtgggctctccaggtacatttggaatcaaaccaaaccccaagatacttaaaacacctcgattgagtgatcgttctgcctaggagatgaagcttaggttgagcaggtctacgcttcttagagaaaacaaccatctccgttttctgtggagaaaactcaatcccaagccccaaagcccaggttgacaatctgtctaaagtatcttgtaaaggtctgtgcagatgagactcagtagatcctgtgacagacactacgccgtcatctgcaagttgtcttagtgtGCAACCTTCGGAgatacaactgtcgatgtcacttacgtaaaaattgtacaaaagaggactcaaacatgaaccttgcgggaggcccatgtaagaggtccttctaattgaaatatctccgtgagcaaagttcagatgtttctcacaaagcaagctgtataagatgttgttcaataggggaggcagaccccgggagtgcaacttgtcagacaaaacctctattgagactgcatcaaaagctccctttatgtctagaaacactgaagccatttgctcacgttttgcgtacgccatttgtatctctgaagacagcaaagcaagacaatcgtttgtccctttgccccttcgaaacccaaattgagtatctgaaagaagaccatttgtttccacccatttatccaatcggaacaaaatcattttctccatcaatttccgaatgcaagacaacatcgctattggacggtaagaATTAAAATCGGAAGCTGGTTTCCCAGGCTTTTGGAtggcaataactctcacttgtctccaatcttcgggaacaatgttatgctccaagaattgattaaataaattcaacaagcgaaatttggcggcatccggaaggtttttcaacaagttaaatttgattttatcaactcccggagctgaattgttacaagagaggagagcaagtgagagttccatcattgaaaagctggaatccagatcgcATCTGTTCGGAGACAcacttcggatgattttttgcactggtgtggaatctggacagattttccgtgcgaaattgaaaatccatttatgcgaatgttcttcactttcgttcgtgtgagaacgattacgcatgctgcgtgccacattccacaaagtgcttaaggatgtttcccgcgacaaacctcccacaaaattacgccaatgcgcacgttttttccccttgatcaagtttttaaattgctgctcaagagaaaaatacgcgttgaagttatccagggttccgtgtttccgaaaaactttaaaagcgttCGATTTGTCCACGTAAAGTTTAGTacactgactgtcccaccatggattgggaggccttcggcgaacagatggatctgggatgggtttcgtttgagatttAATTGCACTATCATGGATCAAGCAAGCAAGGAAGGTATATTCCTCCAACGGAGGTAACACTTCCACAGAATGGATGGCTGAAACAAttgcgtccgagtactttttccagtcgatgtgtcttgtgaggtcatataccatatttgttgaatttgaagcgttaaccccattggtgattgtaattttgataggcaggtgatcactaccattgggatcagggattaccttccactggcaatccaatgatagtgaatttgagcagagtgagaggtcaattgcactttgtctagcaggaggtttaggtacccgtgttttatcacccgtgttcaaaactgttaaattgaaactgtcgcaaatgtcatagataagagtagaacgactatcgtcagttTGCTCCCCCCACACAGTCCCATGTGAAttaaagtcacccaggatcaaccttggttcaggtagcactgagcacaggtcctctaggtggcTTTGGttcactgcaactctctgaggccagtataaactgacaacacataagtccttaccccttatagttgtatgacaagcaacagcttcaattcctcctgacaaagggaggtggattctatagaaagagtggcgcttattgatccctaaaagcacccctccataagaatcatTGCGATCCAAACGAATGATGTTAAATTCGTGGAATGtgatgtttgattgagaagaaagccatgtttcagaaagggcaaaaatatcgcaactagtttcatgaagaagaaatttgaacggatccagtttagggattaggctacgacaattccactgtaacacagtgatatctccgacctctcggcttaaattagccatcgagagagataaacgatgaaagaaggggccaagtttgcatcaattgcttcaaaaatgtctttactacaggGAGCATAGAGGTAACAATACTCCTGATCGATTCCGAGAcgttgaaaaaagtaaataccCCATTTAAAATGTcggacaatttaaaaattccagaTTGTGATGTTGATTCTGGCGAAATAACGTTAGGAATGAAAGACTTAGCAGTTTCCGCAATGTTTGGAGTATTCTGAGATGTCATATTCATACGGAATCCAGGAGGGACTTGTTTTTCTTTCACTATAGGTGTCGGTTTTTGCTTAATACCAATTGAGGGACTAAATGTTGGGATTTTTGCTGGAATTTTGGGGGTCTTCGGTGCTGGTTTTGATCGTTTTCGCGAGTTGGCTACAAAGATGACCGGGTGTTCTTCGTCGGTAGAATCTGATTCTACATTGTCTACAACTGACAGCGCAGTAAAAATGTTACTTGAATGAGGTtggatcggaggcgccgcgctTTTCAAAATGGCGGCATAAGACCGTTTTGAGcgttccttcaaagagcgcttttggctatcccagcgactcttatatgcctcgcacgaggagatttcatggggtgagcccccgcaatagacacatttctgctctattgctgagcacgctccagccccatgattctccccgcatttgGGACACCGTGGCTTGTTACAGCAGTGCGACGCAGTGTGTCCCAACTTATTGCAATTCTTGCAATCCATGGGGCGAGGAACAAAGAGTCGCACAGGCAGCCTcaaaattccgtcaatcaagacgtaatgaGGGAGGGCGGTTCCCGCAAAGGTCACACGAAATGAGCCTGAAGGTGAGTACCCTTTGACTCCATTTACGACGGTGGCAGTTctgagttggcggcaatccaagatttcgaccgaagccgAACCGAGGctcttaaacttaccaacgccgttggatttcacGTAATCTGCCTTCAAACTCATTTCTGTaatcacgccctcgatctctacgtctcgagacggaatgTACACGTGGTACTCTAAGTTTATAAAATTGCTGACAGCGATTTCATTTGCGGCTTTCCGGTTGGCCACTTCAACTCGCAATTTGTTTGGTCGCACCTTTTTAATGCAGGTTACGGAGGACCACCTTGCCAGATCTCTTGTGATCTGAACCACATTCAACTGCTTTCCAttctttttgggccggatgaaaaccacccaaggaCCAGTGAAAGTTGGGCTCTCTGTGTAAACTCGGAGTCGGGATGCTTTACTTTCAACTGAGGATGACTCAGAATTATCATCCATTGGAGAATGAAAATCATTAGAAGGACCCGCAACAACCGAATCCTCTAAATGCTCCTCATCCTCATAGACGCTATCTTCGTCATCCTCAGTTGAGGGGAtcaaccccccgccttcgctcatatttcttCACACGAACACGAATGTCCAAtgttaaaatatgaacgaagcaaACAATGGTCGAAATAAAGATAAATAGATAGtaaaagaaaaagtgaaaaagaatgaaaaaagaacttacaattttttcaagcaCTTCTTAGTAAGCTAATTTTCTTGAGTGTTTTTTCTTGGTACACAACCACGTGTTCTTCTGTTGATCGCAGCTGGCCCTGGCGATGACGACagcaatgatgtttttttttcctcggttGATTGATGATGGTTCGATTCACCGGGAGAGAATGACCAATCGGATTCAGACTCGTGCAATGTTTCCGTTATCCGATTACGGCTATTATTACCGGATCTATCGGACAACCGCCCACACAGTAATCAAACCTGGATTGGGAGGAAACAATTTGCACTCCTCTGCTGATGGTCCTGGTGCTGATGGTGACGGCAAGGCAACCTGATTTTCCAGCCAGATTTGGGGATTGCGCACCAGCGCTGCCGGGGGAAACACAGCTTGTCACTTCCGTTGCTGAATGGATtcggcaattgacgaccgaatGATGCAGGATAACTGCTTGtggaaactttaaactttttttttcacttctgcGTGTATAAAGCACCGATATGTAGCGAAACGAAAATACATCCGCACTTGCCAAGCGACTGGGATGGAATGCAGTGGTAATACTTCTCAGATTGGATACCTCGCTAAGATCACTGAttacactgacatgacacttagaacaaaaattcaaccattttctgtctaatttttttgtgAGATTTTGCAGGTACGCattaccgacggcaggtggcgaacctgaaaaatttgacaaaaaatgccctgtaggaaaaaattacctgtttagcccgatttaatcgtagaaattgctttttttttaagttgggtggcatttcctaactgggataacatttcttcaaatcgatcgatgcgcattCTGGAATTGACATTGCGTACTGATGGAAAAATTATCAAGAAAATGAAATCGAGTGTCCAtgcagtcagtatggtcagtgctaagATGCCACCAAGGATATTCGATGTGA is a window encoding:
- the LOC129739753 gene encoding lysosomal acid phosphatase, producing the protein MTWDCWQKGKRGMTVSVFFLGSICLSVMLAYLVFGDSTDNEGLRTLRMIGIIFRHGDRSPTDFYPNDPHRNYPWTGGLGALSERGSLQMYNLGRNLRPRYYRLLPPNGLYSKDQMYVVSSYAERCIMSAQSFLAGFLPPLENTNPLPIPWQPVPVNTLPRDRDTILAQKKPCPRYEQSLQRLMGYPPKEIRDLNEKNSVLYKTLSISTGQNISTILDVELLYNTLEIEKNAGLELPDWTENIFPEKMLPLAERSLAFFTETPLMKKIKGGAIVTELLDNMIRKKSGILIPERSIFIYSGHDITLVNLMRALGVIDQATGKPDFSATLVVELHHSITFDDDFEVKLVYYFNSEDKYPKEMDIPNCGDPCSLTKFSQLMESVHIKNYDELCQI